In Desulfosalsimonas propionicica, the following are encoded in one genomic region:
- the trxB gene encoding thioredoxin-disulfide reductase, with the protein MSDNEIYDLVIIGGGPGGLSAAIYAMRGALKTVLVEKGAPGGQINLSDEVENYPGFTRISGAELAMQFAEHAASYGLEQVSDEVTAVEPGLDFHTVRLAGGRQISTHAVVLATGGSPRQLGVPGENTLYGKGVSYCAVCDGFFFRDKNVAVVGGGDSACEEGLYLAKLAKQVYIIHRRDALRASMILQKRVEDDCNMEVLWNSVVSEIQADESGVNNLRLKDTQTGEQRDLPIDGVFIFIGFVPNNELVPAGVKLNPEGFVVTDEQCATSIAGIYAIGDLREKYARQIVLSCADGCMAALAAAHYVENRKAKAKEEACEI; encoded by the coding sequence ATGTCAGACAATGAAATATATGATCTGGTGATCATCGGCGGCGGTCCCGGAGGGCTGTCCGCAGCCATTTATGCCATGCGGGGGGCATTAAAGACGGTGCTGGTTGAAAAAGGCGCTCCCGGCGGGCAGATCAACCTTTCAGACGAAGTGGAAAACTATCCGGGTTTTACCCGCATCAGCGGGGCCGAACTGGCCATGCAGTTTGCCGAGCATGCCGCATCCTACGGCTTAGAGCAGGTCTCAGACGAGGTCACCGCAGTGGAGCCGGGCCTTGATTTTCACACCGTGCGCCTGGCCGGAGGCCGGCAGATCAGTACCCATGCGGTGGTTCTGGCCACCGGCGGCAGTCCCCGCCAGCTCGGGGTGCCCGGGGAAAATACGCTATACGGTAAAGGGGTTTCTTATTGTGCCGTGTGCGACGGATTTTTTTTCAGGGACAAGAACGTGGCCGTGGTCGGCGGCGGTGATTCCGCATGCGAGGAGGGGCTTTATCTGGCCAAGCTGGCAAAACAGGTTTATATCATCCATCGCAGAGATGCCCTGCGCGCCAGCATGATTCTGCAAAAGCGCGTGGAAGATGACTGCAACATGGAAGTGCTCTGGAATTCGGTGGTATCCGAGATTCAGGCAGATGAATCCGGGGTGAACAATCTGCGCTTAAAAGACACCCAGACCGGTGAGCAGCGGGATCTCCCCATCGACGGGGTTTTCATTTTTATCGGGTTTGTGCCCAACAATGAGCTGGTGCCTGCAGGGGTGAAGCTTAATCCCGAGGGGTTTGTGGTCACAGACGAGCAGTGCGCCACCAGCATTGCCGGCATTTATGCCATCGGGGATTTGCGGGAGAAATACGCCCGCCAGATCGTTTTGTCCTGTGCTGACGGGTGCATGGCTGCGCTGGCCGCAGCCCATTATGTTGAAAACCGCAAGGCCAAGGCCAAAGAAGAGGCCTGCGAAATCTAG
- a CDS encoding adenylate/guanylate cyclase domain-containing protein — protein sequence MKWHFGHKLALVMTGLVLIASCILGYSLVHRQFALLENQFAQTGTMLASQLSAGSVEGVFTEDELGLASLVNSLNENLPVAAAALVSRDHEILAHAGRDLPMHQRDLPMHQIESAEAIRTGGSVRGRGDIVWFHAPVVFQNVVGATAWVGLDRSELAAGKNRVVYSGAIVVALLVLTITLAAIRLGRSLGKPVNDMIQGAEAISSGDYGFRMQDHYKGEFAALADAFNRMAADLEQKLRVERTFSRFVSNPVAARYMDKEPSDLGREGCREEASVLFADLSGYTAFSESRSPEEIARILNLYFARFAEICHSCNGNVDKYIGDCAMMVFGCPQPDKDHRYNAMTCALQIQQRIAAFNEERRRENLPCLDVRVGISSGIVLAGLFGSHDRLQYTVVGQPANLAARLCDLADADQILIDRDFYQHVAARFPVQAHTTRRIQVKGFSNGVEVMIVKGWMHWSDAGAAFPASA from the coding sequence ATGAAATGGCATTTCGGACATAAGCTGGCCCTGGTCATGACAGGCCTGGTGTTGATTGCCTCTTGTATTCTGGGTTATAGCCTGGTTCACAGGCAATTTGCGCTGCTGGAAAATCAGTTTGCGCAAACCGGAACCATGCTGGCATCACAGCTCAGCGCCGGTTCTGTGGAGGGCGTTTTTACCGAGGATGAGCTCGGGTTGGCCAGTCTGGTCAATTCCTTGAATGAAAATCTTCCGGTGGCTGCCGCCGCCCTTGTCAGCCGGGATCATGAAATTCTTGCCCATGCCGGCAGAGATCTGCCCATGCATCAAAGAGATCTGCCCATGCATCAAATTGAGAGTGCAGAAGCCATCCGAACCGGCGGATCGGTCAGGGGGCGGGGTGATATCGTCTGGTTTCATGCACCTGTTGTGTTTCAGAATGTGGTGGGGGCAACCGCGTGGGTGGGCCTGGATCGTTCGGAACTGGCAGCCGGTAAAAATCGCGTGGTCTATTCCGGGGCTATCGTGGTGGCCCTGCTGGTGCTCACCATCACACTGGCGGCTATCCGTCTCGGCCGGAGTCTGGGAAAGCCGGTAAATGATATGATTCAGGGAGCCGAGGCCATTTCATCGGGTGACTACGGCTTTCGCATGCAGGACCACTATAAGGGCGAATTTGCCGCCCTGGCCGATGCGTTCAACCGCATGGCCGCCGACCTGGAGCAGAAGCTCCGGGTGGAGCGCACCTTTTCCCGCTTTGTCAGCAATCCGGTGGCGGCCCGGTACATGGACAAGGAACCCTCTGATCTTGGGCGGGAAGGCTGCCGGGAGGAGGCCAGCGTCCTGTTTGCCGACCTTTCCGGCTACACGGCTTTCAGTGAATCGCGCAGTCCTGAGGAAATCGCCAGGATATTAAATCTTTATTTTGCCAGGTTTGCAGAGATCTGCCATAGCTGCAACGGCAACGTGGACAAATATATCGGCGACTGCGCCATGATGGTATTCGGCTGTCCACAGCCCGATAAAGATCATCGTTACAACGCTATGACATGTGCATTGCAGATCCAGCAGCGCATTGCAGCATTTAACGAAGAACGCAGAAGGGAAAATCTTCCTTGTCTGGATGTACGGGTGGGCATCAGCAGCGGCATTGTACTGGCGGGATTGTTTGGCTCCCATGATCGGCTTCAGTACACGGTGGTTGGACAGCCTGCCAACCTGGCTGCACGGTTGTGCGATCTGGCGGATGCCGATCAGATACTGATTGACAGGGATTTTTATCAGCACGTTGCCGCCCGGTTCCCGGTCCAGGCGCATACAACCCGTCGCATCCAGGTCAAGGGTTTTAGCAATGGTGTTGAGGTGATGATCGTTAAAGGCTGGATGCACTGGTCTGATGCCGGAGCCGCTTTTCCGGCGAGCGCTTGA
- a CDS encoding FAD-dependent oxidoreductase, producing MVAGLAPGEAIVNPDKMFSDNNIEMRINRVNSIDSKKKQITLDDGKTISYDKLVLGMGASPFMPPIDGVDNNGVFSLRALGDAEKIRNYMETRNPSKLVFVGAGFISLEVAALVKDMKGKNYQVDVIELMDHPLPLMLDPEMGKTIHTHLVDNGFRMHMGRRVEKILGENGQVTGVQLDDGQSVDADMVFMNVGARPNLELAENAGIEMGRFGIRVNEFLETSDPDIMAGGDCIDNYHFITKRSAGTQLRGPAVIQGRLIAKRLAGYEIPFPGLLGNSAVKIFDKHVAATGFSETQAREEGFEPVSATVESRSKHAMIPGVQPWTLKLVFDKKTHKLLGGQIISSSGEPVKEIDAVNALIVGGKTIADLTTFMCAGNPDCSSEPSAEPITLAAEQALQKAGKPA from the coding sequence GTGGTGGCCGGTCTGGCCCCCGGAGAAGCGATTGTCAATCCGGACAAAATGTTTTCCGACAACAACATTGAAATGCGGATCAACCGGGTCAACAGCATTGATTCAAAGAAAAAGCAGATCACCCTGGATGACGGCAAAACCATTTCCTATGACAAATTGGTACTGGGTATGGGGGCAAGTCCTTTTATGCCGCCCATTGACGGGGTTGATAACAACGGGGTGTTTAGCCTGCGGGCCCTTGGCGATGCTGAAAAAATCCGAAACTACATGGAAACCCGCAACCCGTCCAAACTCGTATTTGTCGGTGCCGGATTTATCAGCCTCGAGGTGGCGGCCCTGGTCAAGGATATGAAAGGCAAAAACTATCAGGTGGACGTGATTGAACTCATGGACCATCCCCTGCCCCTGATGCTGGATCCCGAAATGGGCAAAACCATCCATACTCACCTGGTGGACAACGGATTTCGAATGCATATGGGCCGCAGGGTGGAAAAAATTCTCGGGGAAAACGGGCAGGTCACTGGTGTGCAGCTCGACGACGGCCAAAGCGTGGACGCGGATATGGTCTTTATGAATGTTGGCGCCCGCCCCAACCTTGAACTGGCCGAAAATGCGGGCATTGAAATGGGCCGGTTCGGGATCCGGGTCAATGAATTCCTTGAAACATCAGATCCGGATATCATGGCAGGCGGTGACTGCATTGACAACTATCATTTCATAACCAAGCGCTCCGCGGGAACCCAGCTCCGGGGACCGGCGGTCATCCAGGGCCGGCTCATTGCCAAGCGACTGGCCGGCTATGAGATCCCCTTTCCCGGACTGCTGGGCAACAGTGCGGTCAAGATTTTTGACAAGCATGTGGCGGCTACCGGGTTTAGCGAAACCCAGGCCCGGGAAGAAGGCTTTGAGCCCGTGAGCGCCACTGTTGAATCCCGCAGCAAGCACGCCATGATCCCGGGTGTTCAACCGTGGACCCTGAAGCTGGTGTTTGACAAAAAGACCCATAAGCTGCTCGGCGGCCAGATCATCAGCAGCAGCGGGGAGCCGGTCAAGGAAATTGATGCGGTGAACGCCCTGATTGTAGGCGGCAAAACCATTGCGGATCTGACCACATTCATGTGCGCCGGAAATCCGGATTGCTCCTCAGAGCCCAGCGCAGAACCCATCACCCTTGCAGCAGAGCAGGCCCTGCAGAAAGCGGGTAAGCCTGCGTAA
- a CDS encoding propionyl-CoA synthetase: MRYSVSSFSYPSHPLTSNPKQKECTMSNAYEAAYQRSLNDPEGFWGEIAEDCHWFKKWDRVLDDSNKPLYRWFTGGMINTCYNALDFHVDDRGRGEHLALIYDSPVTNTIRKYTYAELRDIVARFAGVLTNKGVTKGDRVIIYMPMIPEALVAMLACARIGAIHSVVFGGFAAKELATRIDDARPKVMVSASCGIEGQRVIAYKPLLDEAIRLSKHKPESCILYQRPQEHAPLTEDRDSDWEEGMKNADPVDCVPVEATDPLYILYTSGTTGQPKGVVRDNGGHVVALKWTMKAIYDIDEDDVWWAASDVGWVVGHSYIVYAPLFKGCTTVLFEGKPVGTPDAGVFWRVISEHKVKCMFTAPTAYRAIRREDPQADLLHQYDLSNFKILFLAGERSDPATIQWSEKHLNVPVIDHWWQTETGWAIAANCMGLHFFPVKYGSPTKAVPGWNVQVLNAANEEMPPGEIGALSVKLPLPPGALPTLWENDQRYIDAYLKEYPGYYKTADAGMVDEEGYIYVMSRTDDIINVAGHRLSTGAMEEVLSGHPDVAEAAVLGVHDELKGQVPVGFLVLNAGVEKSNDEILKEVVAMVRDQIGPVAAFKKAAVVKRLPKTRSGKILRGTIRSIADQQEVKTPATIDDPAILDEIREVLAEIGLGKTGR, encoded by the coding sequence TTGCGCTATAGTGTTTCTTCATTCAGTTATCCGTCTCACCCATTAACTTCCAACCCCAAGCAAAAGGAGTGTACTATGTCCAATGCCTATGAAGCGGCCTACCAGCGTTCCCTCAATGATCCGGAAGGCTTTTGGGGCGAAATTGCCGAAGACTGCCACTGGTTTAAAAAATGGGACCGGGTGCTGGATGATTCCAACAAGCCCCTCTACAGGTGGTTTACCGGCGGAATGATCAATACCTGCTACAATGCCCTGGATTTCCACGTGGATGACCGGGGCCGGGGCGAGCACCTCGCCCTGATCTATGACAGCCCGGTGACAAACACTATACGCAAATACACATATGCGGAACTTCGCGACATTGTGGCCCGGTTTGCCGGGGTTCTGACCAATAAAGGCGTGACCAAGGGCGACCGGGTGATCATCTATATGCCCATGATTCCCGAAGCCCTTGTGGCCATGCTGGCCTGCGCCCGCATCGGGGCCATTCATTCGGTGGTTTTCGGTGGTTTTGCCGCAAAAGAGCTTGCCACCCGCATTGATGACGCCCGGCCGAAAGTCATGGTCTCGGCATCCTGCGGTATCGAAGGCCAGCGCGTCATTGCCTACAAGCCGCTGCTGGATGAAGCCATCCGGCTGTCAAAACACAAGCCTGAATCCTGTATCCTCTATCAACGCCCCCAGGAGCATGCACCGCTTACCGAGGACCGGGACTCGGACTGGGAGGAAGGCATGAAAAACGCCGATCCAGTGGATTGCGTGCCAGTGGAAGCCACAGATCCGCTTTATATCCTCTACACCTCGGGCACCACCGGCCAACCCAAGGGCGTGGTCCGCGACAACGGCGGACACGTGGTGGCCCTGAAATGGACCATGAAGGCCATTTACGACATTGACGAAGATGATGTCTGGTGGGCGGCTTCTGACGTGGGCTGGGTTGTGGGCCATTCCTACATTGTCTACGCCCCGCTGTTTAAAGGATGCACCACGGTGCTCTTTGAGGGAAAGCCCGTGGGAACCCCGGATGCCGGCGTATTCTGGCGGGTGATTTCCGAGCACAAGGTAAAATGCATGTTTACCGCGCCAACAGCCTACCGGGCTATACGGCGCGAAGATCCCCAGGCGGACCTGCTGCACCAGTACGACCTGTCGAATTTCAAAATCCTGTTTCTGGCCGGAGAGCGCTCTGATCCGGCCACCATCCAGTGGTCGGAAAAGCATTTAAACGTTCCGGTCATTGACCACTGGTGGCAGACCGAAACCGGCTGGGCCATTGCCGCCAACTGCATGGGGCTGCACTTCTTTCCGGTCAAATACGGCTCTCCCACCAAGGCGGTTCCCGGATGGAATGTCCAGGTTCTGAACGCAGCCAACGAGGAAATGCCGCCGGGCGAAATCGGGGCCCTGTCCGTCAAACTGCCCCTTCCCCCGGGGGCCCTGCCCACCTTGTGGGAAAACGACCAGCGCTACATTGACGCCTATCTCAAGGAATATCCGGGCTATTACAAAACCGCGGACGCCGGCATGGTCGACGAGGAGGGCTATATCTACGTGATGTCGCGAACAGATGACATCATCAACGTGGCCGGCCACCGCCTGTCCACCGGCGCCATGGAGGAAGTGCTGTCAGGCCATCCGGATGTGGCCGAGGCCGCTGTGCTCGGGGTCCATGATGAACTCAAGGGCCAGGTGCCCGTGGGTTTTCTTGTGCTCAATGCCGGTGTGGAAAAAAGCAATGATGAGATTTTAAAGGAAGTGGTGGCCATGGTGCGTGACCAGATCGGCCCGGTGGCCGCATTTAAAAAAGCCGCTGTTGTTAAACGGCTGCCAAAAACCCGCTCAGGCAAGATTCTGCGGGGCACCATCCGGAGTATCGCCGATCAGCAGGAAGTCAAAACCCCTGCCACCATCGATGATCCGGCCATCCTGGACGAAATCCGGGAAGTGCTGGCCGAAATCGGCCTTGGAAAAACAGGACGCTGA
- a CDS encoding DsrE family protein, translating into MARFIFILGRDDNEAATRCFQFAKVAHDKNHQVDLFLVDGGVNWADSGRDLSVRTQTGDCPNDYLPYLVEKEVPTGV; encoded by the coding sequence ATGGCCCGCTTTATTTTTATTCTCGGCAGAGACGACAATGAAGCCGCTACCCGGTGTTTTCAGTTTGCAAAGGTAGCCCATGATAAAAACCACCAGGTAGACCTGTTTCTGGTCGACGGCGGCGTAAACTGGGCTGATTCCGGCCGGGACCTGAGCGTCCGAACCCAGACCGGCGATTGTCCCAATGATTATTTGCCGTATCTGGTGGAAAAGGAAGTCCCGACAGGGGTTTGA
- a CDS encoding deoxyribodipyrimidine photo-lyase has protein sequence MIHDKRITHFAGILPESGQYVLYWMQQAQRTRCNHALEFAAKRANEMNKPLVVGFVLLPKFPGAGYRHYRFMLQGLAQVQQDLAKLGIGFVMETADMVSGVCKLAENAAWVVTDSGYLRIQRQWRNQVQRRLACPFSIIETDVVVPVAAASDKQETAARTLRPRIMKNLDAFLDFADPPGIKIRGQCPLEPALDIDPEKVCTGLGYKQSLSDASVLFTGGQGRARDRLSVFIAEKLAHYPNRARDPAAGCQSDLSPYLHFGQISPVDIVLQVRNADVAEPARAAFIEQLVVRRELAVNFVWYNSGYDSYGSAVPAWAQKSLDAHTHDPRVYLYSPEQFEAAQTHDPYWNAAQAEMVVTGKMHNYMRMYWGKKIIEWSKTPESAFDTMLWLNNRYALDGRDPNGFAGVAWCFGRHDRGWKEREIFGKIRYMNASGLERKFQIAAYVKKYLP, from the coding sequence ATGATTCATGACAAACGCATCACTCACTTTGCCGGCATATTACCCGAATCCGGCCAATACGTGCTCTACTGGATGCAGCAGGCCCAGCGCACCCGTTGCAACCACGCCCTGGAATTTGCGGCCAAAAGGGCAAATGAGATGAACAAACCCCTGGTGGTGGGATTTGTGCTGCTGCCCAAATTTCCCGGGGCCGGATACCGGCACTATCGGTTCATGCTCCAGGGTCTGGCCCAGGTGCAGCAAGATCTTGCAAAATTGGGCATTGGCTTTGTCATGGAAACTGCAGATATGGTTTCCGGTGTTTGTAAACTGGCTGAGAATGCCGCGTGGGTGGTCACGGATTCCGGGTATCTCCGGATTCAGCGGCAATGGCGCAACCAGGTCCAGCGCCGGCTGGCATGTCCCTTTTCTATCATTGAAACCGATGTGGTGGTGCCTGTGGCCGCAGCATCGGATAAGCAGGAGACGGCTGCCCGCACCCTTCGTCCGCGGATCATGAAAAACCTGGATGCGTTTCTTGATTTTGCAGATCCGCCCGGAATTAAAATCCGCGGCCAATGTCCCCTTGAGCCGGCTTTGGATATTGATCCTGAAAAGGTCTGCACAGGGCTGGGCTACAAGCAAAGCCTTTCTGATGCGTCTGTTTTGTTTACAGGCGGCCAGGGCCGGGCCCGGGACCGGCTTTCTGTGTTTATTGCCGAAAAACTGGCCCATTACCCGAACCGGGCCAGGGACCCGGCAGCCGGCTGCCAGTCGGATCTGAGCCCGTATCTCCATTTCGGCCAGATTTCGCCTGTTGATATTGTTTTGCAGGTGCGGAATGCAGACGTTGCCGAACCGGCCAGGGCGGCGTTTATTGAACAGCTGGTGGTGCGACGGGAACTGGCGGTCAATTTTGTATGGTACAATTCCGGTTATGACAGCTACGGGAGCGCCGTGCCGGCCTGGGCACAAAAAAGCCTGGATGCCCACACACATGACCCACGTGTTTATTTGTATAGCCCGGAGCAGTTTGAAGCCGCACAAACCCATGACCCGTACTGGAATGCCGCCCAGGCCGAAATGGTGGTCACCGGCAAAATGCACAATTACATGCGCATGTACTGGGGCAAAAAGATCATTGAATGGTCAAAAACCCCGGAATCGGCTTTTGACACCATGCTTTGGCTAAACAACAGGTATGCGTTAGACGGCCGGGATCCCAACGGGTTTGCCGGGGTGGCCTGGTGTTTCGGCCGCCATGACCGGGGCTGGAAGGAAAGGGAGATCTTTGGCAAGATCCGGTATATGAATGCATCCGGCCTGGAGCGCAAGTTTCAGATAGCAGCATATGTCAAAAAGTATCTGCCCTGA
- a CDS encoding MaoC family dehydratase, producing the protein MAKIRFETVEQLQEKIGEELSEGDWYPVTQEQINLFAEATGDYQWIHLDEKRAEKESPFGATIAHGFLTLSLLTRLMGDTIELPRAQMTVNYGLNRVRFAAPVPAGSRVRPRMTLLAIDEVTGGVQLTWRVIIEVEGSEKPACIAETLSRLYFA; encoded by the coding sequence ATGGCAAAAATCAGATTTGAAACTGTGGAACAACTGCAGGAAAAGATCGGAGAGGAACTATCCGAGGGTGACTGGTATCCGGTCACCCAGGAGCAGATCAACCTGTTTGCCGAGGCCACTGGCGATTACCAGTGGATTCATCTGGATGAAAAACGTGCCGAAAAAGAATCGCCCTTTGGCGCCACCATTGCCCACGGGTTTTTGACCCTTTCTCTGCTCACCCGTTTGATGGGAGATACAATAGAGCTGCCGCGTGCCCAAATGACGGTCAATTATGGGTTAAACCGGGTCCGGTTTGCCGCGCCCGTGCCTGCCGGCAGCCGGGTCAGGCCCAGGATGACCCTTTTGGCAATCGATGAGGTCACCGGCGGGGTGCAGCTGACCTGGCGGGTAATCATCGAGGTGGAAGGCAGTGAAAAGCCCGCCTGTATTGCAGAAACCCTGTCCCGGCTTTATTTTGCCTGA
- a CDS encoding penicillin acylase family protein, giving the protein MKWIRGLVAGAAVLLLAAGGVYLGLLYFNDYKKDGELEISGLSAPVTVKRDEKQMAYVYAENLPDALKAQGFVTAQDRLFSMHLARLVAQGRVCELAGAEARALDIKMRTIGLHRIAKKQAQLLDNKTRRFFEAYVAGINAFIEKTPKDVHLAFRLAGIEPEPWNVADSLSILYYMAWSTSANLSTEITALGLLEAVGPDRIRQVLPVNINPDDPEDDGDFDYQLPRDLLIYRQAAVGGPACRGERRPPMRLDLGSNNWAVSPVLSGGSGAILAGDPHLDPRLLPGVWYPLGIITPEIRSVGVNIPGLPGMAMGRTQHVSLAMTNNYGDMQDLYVETVDPDNPDHYMEGGDSVPFESITEILRIKDKDAPGNMREEKIDIRRTRRGPVVSGVFSGLDSDRVITLRWAPAETMSSEIGLADVITAQSDADLHDAVSRIPMLCLNWVFADSRGNIGYRASGKIPVRADNDGTFPRKVTDDRDNWVSWISQNQMPHSSNPERNWLGTCNHKTVAADYPFYYSSFFAPSYRYERLKELMAGPGPKDADAHWQYQRDTFNSMAEKIAPVMARALLAGDETRKMGQILADWDFFDDADQAAPAVFQSVYIRFARLVFEDELGSETAQRMLNNWYFWQERLQQMVLSGRSPWFDNKKTPEKTETMAELFRQAAVQARDALQDALGTDMDQWQWGKIHTLELVHPVRRQGLGKTLLGTGPMPMPGSGETLCRGWYDYQNPFEVTHCASLRMVVDMADADKVTAVLPGGVTGRLLSPHQKDQVEAFMEGRKLYWWFSDSAISENTQHTLILR; this is encoded by the coding sequence GTGAAATGGATCAGGGGTCTTGTTGCCGGGGCAGCTGTTTTGTTGCTTGCCGCCGGGGGCGTCTATCTGGGGCTTTTGTATTTCAATGATTACAAAAAGGACGGTGAACTGGAGATTTCCGGGCTCAGTGCGCCGGTTACGGTCAAGCGGGATGAAAAGCAGATGGCCTATGTTTATGCGGAAAACCTTCCGGACGCCCTTAAAGCCCAGGGGTTTGTGACCGCCCAGGACCGGTTGTTTTCCATGCACCTGGCCCGACTGGTGGCCCAGGGCCGGGTCTGTGAGCTGGCCGGGGCGGAGGCCAGGGCGCTGGACATTAAAATGCGCACCATCGGCCTGCATCGAATCGCCAAAAAGCAGGCGCAACTCTTGGATAACAAAACCCGCCGCTTTTTTGAGGCCTATGTGGCCGGCATTAACGCCTTTATTGAAAAAACCCCCAAAGACGTTCACCTGGCTTTCCGGCTGGCCGGCATCGAGCCTGAACCCTGGAACGTCGCCGATTCGCTTTCGATTCTCTATTACATGGCCTGGAGTACATCCGCCAACCTGAGCACGGAAATCACGGCCCTGGGGCTTCTGGAAGCCGTGGGTCCGGACCGGATCCGGCAGGTTCTGCCGGTGAATATCAATCCGGATGATCCGGAGGATGACGGAGATTTCGATTACCAACTGCCCCGGGATCTTCTGATTTACAGGCAAGCCGCCGTTGGCGGCCCGGCCTGCCGCGGTGAAAGACGGCCGCCCATGCGCCTGGATCTGGGCAGCAACAACTGGGCGGTGAGTCCGGTGCTTTCCGGCGGCAGCGGGGCGATTCTGGCCGGAGACCCGCATCTGGATCCCAGGCTGCTGCCGGGTGTCTGGTATCCCCTGGGAATCATTACCCCGGAGATTCGTTCCGTGGGCGTCAACATTCCGGGACTGCCGGGAATGGCCATGGGCCGCACCCAACACGTCAGCCTGGCCATGACCAACAACTACGGTGACATGCAGGATCTTTACGTGGAAACCGTGGATCCGGACAATCCGGATCATTACATGGAAGGCGGGGATTCGGTGCCGTTTGAAAGCATCACTGAAATCCTGCGCATCAAGGACAAGGATGCCCCGGGCAATATGCGCGAAGAAAAAATAGACATTCGCCGCACCCGCAGGGGGCCAGTGGTGTCCGGTGTGTTTTCCGGGCTGGATTCAGATCGCGTCATCACCCTTCGCTGGGCGCCGGCAGAAACCATGTCTTCAGAAATCGGACTGGCTGACGTGATCACTGCACAATCCGACGCGGATCTGCATGATGCCGTTTCCCGGATTCCCATGCTGTGTCTCAACTGGGTGTTTGCCGACAGCCGGGGAAATATCGGATACCGGGCCTCTGGCAAAATTCCGGTTCGCGCAGACAATGACGGCACTTTCCCGCGCAAGGTCACAGACGACAGGGACAATTGGGTCAGTTGGATTTCGCAAAACCAGATGCCCCACAGCAGCAATCCGGAAAGAAACTGGCTGGGCACCTGCAATCACAAAACTGTGGCCGCAGATTATCCCTTTTATTATTCCTCATTTTTCGCCCCCTCCTATAGGTATGAGCGCCTGAAAGAACTTATGGCCGGCCCCGGGCCAAAGGACGCGGATGCCCACTGGCAGTACCAGCGTGATACCTTTAATTCCATGGCTGAAAAGATTGCCCCGGTCATGGCCCGGGCCCTTCTGGCCGGCGATGAGACCCGGAAGATGGGACAAATCCTTGCAGACTGGGATTTTTTTGATGACGCAGACCAGGCAGCCCCTGCAGTGTTTCAGTCCGTGTATATCCGATTTGCAAGGCTTGTGTTTGAAGATGAACTCGGGTCCGAAACCGCTCAAAGAATGCTCAATAACTGGTATTTCTGGCAGGAGCGGCTTCAGCAGATGGTGCTTTCCGGCCGGTCTCCGTGGTTTGACAACAAAAAGACCCCGGAGAAAACCGAAACCATGGCTGAACTTTTCAGGCAGGCGGCCGTGCAGGCCCGTGATGCGCTGCAGGATGCCCTTGGAACAGACATGGATCAATGGCAGTGGGGAAAGATCCATACCCTGGAACTGGTCCATCCGGTCCGGCGTCAGGGGTTGGGCAAGACCCTGCTGGGCACCGGCCCCATGCCCATGCCCGGCTCCGGGGAAACGCTCTGCCGCGGCTGGTATGATTACCAAAATCCCTTTGAGGTGACCCATTGTGCCTCGCTGCGCATGGTTGTTGACATGGCCGATGCGGACAAAGTGACCGCGGTTTTGCCCGGCGGTGTGACCGGAAGACTTTTGAGTCCCCATCAAAAGGACCAGGTGGAAGCCTTTATGGAAGGCCGCAAACTCTACTGGTGGTTTAGCGACAGCGCCATTTCCGAAAACACTCAGCACACCCTGATACTCAGGTAA
- a CDS encoding TetR/AcrR family transcriptional regulator, whose protein sequence is MSNRFISQGKRKNTMPKVGMEQIRREQVISATRRCIVEKGVLELSIKDVAAEAGVSTGVIYHYFKNKQDILLQVLKETFRKSNDQVMQTMAPLDSSKDKLFAHLENITFVPVDNPDFFLLLINYFAQAQNNQECADIIKKFYRNLRSFITQYLQQGVETHELEPELTEQLPVILLALGLGLGMMQTLDPDSFDMAKMESALKKICENAFDLTGRNK, encoded by the coding sequence ATGAGCAACCGTTTCATCAGCCAGGGAAAGCGAAAAAACACCATGCCCAAAGTTGGAATGGAGCAGATCAGGCGGGAGCAGGTCATTTCGGCCACACGCAGATGCATCGTGGAAAAGGGGGTGCTGGAACTTTCCATCAAGGACGTGGCCGCAGAAGCCGGGGTGAGCACCGGGGTGATCTACCATTATTTTAAAAACAAGCAGGATATCCTGCTACAGGTTTTAAAGGAAACCTTCCGCAAATCCAACGACCAGGTCATGCAGACCATGGCTCCCCTGGATTCATCAAAGGACAAGCTGTTTGCCCACCTGGAGAATATTACGTTTGTACCCGTGGACAATCCGGATTTTTTTCTGCTGCTGATCAATTATTTTGCCCAGGCCCAGAACAATCAGGAATGTGCCGATATTATTAAGAAATTTTATCGCAACCTGCGTTCATTTATCACCCAATATTTGCAGCAGGGCGTGGAAACCCATGAACTGGAACCTGAACTCACCGAACAGTTGCCGGTAATCCTGCTGGCCCTGGGGCTGGGACTGGGCATGATGCAGACCCTGGATCCGGATTCTTTTGATATGGCCAAAATGGAATCCGCCCTGAAAAAAATTTGTGAAAACGCCTTTGACCTGACCGGCAGAAACAAATAA